The following are encoded together in the Pedobacter sp. D749 genome:
- a CDS encoding FAD-binding oxidoreductase: MSKVLIIGGGIVGLTSAYYLQKRGYEVTILDKGDITDNCSFGNAGMIVPSHFVPLAAPGMIKQGIRWMFDSKSPFYVRPSLNMNLVNWGLKFMKHATAKHVSEAAVPLRDLSLLSKKLYEGLAKESDFDFELTNNGILAFYKTEKAGEEEAHLAARAIELGLDMAVLTADECRALQPDLKLDVLGAVHYRCDAHLYPAKLMNALLKYLLNNGVNIVRNKEVDKIETAGNRITKVFTGGTAWEADQYVLATGSWSPAVAKMADIKISLMPGKGYSFMEPEPQQRLTIPALLCEARVAITPMNGQIRYGGTMELDKINTRINMQRVKGIVESVPAYFPDLKPAVPAEKDIWYGFRPSSPDGLPYIGRSEKRENLIIATGHGMMGLSLGPATGLLVSQIASGMATDLKMEPYRVVR; this comes from the coding sequence ATGTCGAAAGTACTAATTATAGGTGGTGGAATAGTAGGTTTAACTTCAGCATATTACTTGCAGAAAAGAGGCTACGAAGTAACAATTTTGGATAAAGGAGATATTACCGACAATTGCTCATTTGGTAATGCGGGCATGATTGTTCCAAGCCATTTTGTTCCTTTGGCTGCACCGGGAATGATCAAGCAGGGGATCCGTTGGATGTTCGACAGCAAAAGCCCCTTTTATGTTCGCCCATCTTTAAATATGAACCTCGTTAATTGGGGTTTGAAATTTATGAAACATGCTACGGCAAAACATGTAAGCGAGGCGGCAGTGCCATTGCGCGATTTATCGTTGCTAAGCAAAAAACTATATGAAGGTCTGGCAAAAGAGTCTGATTTCGATTTCGAATTAACCAACAATGGTATTCTGGCATTTTATAAAACAGAAAAAGCAGGAGAAGAAGAAGCGCATTTAGCTGCAAGGGCAATTGAACTGGGCCTGGATATGGCTGTACTCACTGCCGACGAATGCCGTGCGTTACAGCCAGATTTAAAGTTAGATGTTTTAGGAGCGGTACATTATCGTTGCGATGCACACCTTTATCCAGCAAAGTTGATGAATGCTTTGCTTAAGTATTTATTAAACAATGGGGTTAATATAGTGCGTAATAAAGAAGTTGATAAAATTGAGACGGCAGGTAATCGCATTACAAAGGTTTTTACAGGTGGTACCGCCTGGGAAGCCGATCAGTATGTTCTGGCAACTGGTTCGTGGTCGCCTGCTGTGGCTAAAATGGCCGATATTAAAATCTCTTTAATGCCAGGCAAAGGTTATTCTTTTATGGAGCCTGAACCTCAGCAGCGTTTAACTATTCCGGCACTGTTATGTGAAGCCAGGGTAGCTATAACACCAATGAACGGTCAGATTAGATATGGTGGTACGATGGAGCTGGATAAAATCAATACCAGGATCAATATGCAAAGAGTTAAAGGGATTGTAGAATCGGTTCCGGCATATTTTCCCGATTTAAAACCTGCGGTTCCTGCAGAAAAAGATATCTGGTATGGTTTCCGTCCTTCATCACCTGATGGTTTGCCATACATTGGCAGAAGCGAAAAAAGAGAAAATCTAATCATTGCTACCGGCCACGGTATGATGGGTTTAAGTTTAGGACCGGCAACAGGTTTGTTGGTTAGCCAGATTGCTTCAGGCATGGCCACTGATCTGAAAATGGAACCATACAGAGTAGTTCGATAA
- a CDS encoding 4-hydroxyproline epimerase produces the protein MSKTFFCVDAHTCGNPVRLVAGGGPQLIGSNMSEKRQHFLKEFDWIRKGLMFEPRGHDMMSGSILYPPHDPANDVAVLFIETSGCLPMCGHGTIGTITIAIEEGLIQPKIPGVIRMEAPAGLVLIEYKQEGKKVKSVKLKNVASYLAAENLQVECPDLGTLTFDVAYGGNFYAIVDPQENFPGLENYTASQLISWSQIIRKRINELYSFVHPQDPTINGCSHILWTGKTIDPTSTARNAVFYGDKAIDRSPCGTGTSARLAQWFAKGKLKQGEDFIHESFIGSKFIGRVEEVVDLNGIKAIIPSVEGWAKVYGYNTIKIDAEDDPYAYGFQVI, from the coding sequence ATGAGTAAAACTTTTTTTTGTGTAGATGCCCATACATGCGGAAATCCGGTTAGATTAGTTGCAGGTGGAGGACCTCAGCTTATTGGCTCAAACATGAGCGAAAAGCGTCAGCATTTTCTGAAAGAATTTGATTGGATCAGAAAAGGTTTAATGTTCGAACCTCGTGGACATGATATGATGTCGGGTAGTATTCTTTATCCGCCTCACGACCCTGCTAATGATGTGGCTGTACTTTTTATCGAAACCAGTGGTTGCCTCCCAATGTGTGGCCACGGTACTATTGGCACCATTACCATCGCTATTGAAGAAGGACTCATCCAACCGAAAATACCAGGGGTGATCAGAATGGAAGCGCCAGCCGGATTGGTATTGATTGAATACAAACAGGAAGGAAAAAAAGTAAAGTCTGTTAAACTGAAAAATGTGGCATCTTACCTCGCTGCTGAAAATCTTCAGGTAGAGTGCCCTGATTTAGGCACACTTACTTTTGATGTAGCTTATGGTGGAAATTTTTACGCAATCGTTGATCCACAGGAGAATTTCCCTGGACTGGAAAACTATACCGCTTCGCAACTGATTAGCTGGAGCCAGATCATCAGGAAACGCATTAATGAACTTTACAGCTTTGTTCATCCACAAGACCCTACGATAAATGGCTGTAGCCATATCTTGTGGACAGGAAAAACAATAGATCCTACATCAACTGCCAGGAATGCAGTTTTTTATGGTGATAAAGCCATTGATCGTTCGCCATGTGGTACGGGTACTTCTGCCCGTTTGGCACAGTGGTTTGCTAAAGGAAAACTAAAACAGGGAGAAGATTTTATCCATGAAAGTTTTATAGGCAGCAAGTTTATTGGAAGAGTAGAAGAAGTTGTAGACCTGAATGGAATCAAAGCCATTATACCAAGTGTAGAAGGCTGGGCAAAGGTTTACGGTTACAATACTATAAAAATCGATGCCGAAGATGATCCGTATGCATACGGATTTCAGGTGATTTAA